A single region of the Aurantiacibacter sp. MUD11 genome encodes:
- a CDS encoding ABC transporter substrate-binding protein gives MRAWLLPVLLLAACGEAPERLESGAPTVVSLNPCADAVLAEIATPGQLLAISHYSHDPAASSMPLDEARRYAITGGAAEEVLALSPDIVVADSFIAPATRRALEQAGIRVETIGIAMSLEDSLEQIAFLGEMTGNAARAEELAGEIAASWDAYRWDGPTVSALLWQQGGIVAGEHSLAHALLEQAGFASQPAARGLGQGAYLPLEQVLADPPQVVITAGDERAFGHPAMQAAAGVAHHELEPSLLYCAGPTIPRALARLAEIRVQVR, from the coding sequence GTGAGGGCGTGGCTCCTCCCCGTGCTGCTGCTGGCGGCTTGCGGCGAAGCGCCCGAGCGATTGGAGAGCGGGGCGCCGACCGTGGTCAGCCTCAACCCTTGCGCCGATGCCGTGCTCGCGGAAATCGCCACGCCGGGGCAGTTGCTCGCCATTTCGCACTACAGCCACGATCCGGCGGCAAGCTCGATGCCGCTGGACGAGGCGCGTAGGTATGCGATCACCGGCGGGGCGGCGGAGGAGGTGCTGGCGCTTTCGCCCGACATTGTGGTGGCCGACAGCTTCATCGCCCCCGCCACTCGCCGCGCGCTGGAGCAGGCGGGGATCAGGGTCGAGACAATCGGTATCGCCATGTCGCTGGAGGACAGCCTCGAGCAGATCGCCTTTCTTGGCGAGATGACCGGCAACGCCGCGAGGGCGGAGGAACTGGCTGGAGAGATTGCTGCCAGCTGGGATGCCTACCGCTGGGACGGTCCAACGGTGTCGGCTCTCCTGTGGCAGCAGGGCGGCATCGTCGCCGGGGAACACTCGCTGGCCCATGCGCTGCTGGAACAGGCCGGCTTCGCCAGCCAGCCTGCCGCGCGCGGACTGGGGCAGGGGGCCTACCTGCCGCTGGAACAGGTGCTGGCCGATCCGCCACAGGTGGTGATCACCGCCGGGGACGAGCGTGCCTTCGGCCATCCGGCCATGCAGGCGGCGGCTGGCGTGGCGCATCATGAACTCGAGCCCTCGCTGCTCTACTGCGCCGGGCCGACCATCCCGCGCGCGCTGGCCCGGCTTGCCGAAATCAGGGTGCAAGTCCGATGA
- a CDS encoding ABC transporter ATP-binding protein has protein sequence MTLEAKALTVAARLEDVSATLKPGEITAICGPNGAGKTTLLSAFAGLLAPDAGEVLLDGQPLSVIHPRERARAIGYLPQAGEVAWDVSVASLVALGRLPHGDTGRFAVASALAATDMSDFAHRPMSTLSGGEKARALLARVLAGEPRWILADEPLAALDLAHQLALLKVLRAEAQRGTGVVLVLHDLALAMNHADRVIVLDQGRTKADSAPEEALSLDIIRDVWGVEARWLGEPGASALVSAHASA, from the coding sequence ATGACGCTGGAAGCCAAAGCCCTCACCGTGGCCGCGCGGCTGGAGGATGTTTCCGCCACGCTGAAGCCGGGCGAGATTACCGCCATCTGCGGTCCCAACGGCGCGGGCAAGACCACGCTGCTGTCCGCCTTCGCCGGGCTGCTGGCACCTGATGCCGGAGAGGTCCTGCTGGACGGTCAACCGCTGTCCGTCATCCACCCGCGCGAACGGGCCAGGGCCATCGGCTACCTGCCGCAAGCGGGAGAGGTGGCGTGGGACGTCTCGGTCGCCAGCCTCGTCGCGCTGGGCCGCCTGCCGCACGGCGATACGGGCAGGTTCGCGGTGGCCAGTGCGCTTGCGGCCACCGACATGAGCGATTTCGCCCATCGCCCCATGTCCACCCTGTCGGGCGGGGAGAAGGCCCGCGCCTTGCTCGCCCGCGTGCTGGCAGGCGAACCACGCTGGATCCTCGCCGACGAGCCGCTTGCCGCGCTCGACCTTGCGCACCAGCTCGCCTTGCTCAAGGTGCTGCGCGCCGAGGCCCAGCGCGGGACGGGCGTGGTGCTGGTGTTGCACGACCTGGCGCTGGCAATGAACCATGCCGACCGGGTGATCGTGCTCGATCAGGGGCGCACAAAAGCAGACAGCGCCCCCGAGGAGGCGCTGTCGCTGGACATCATTCGCGATGTCTGGGGTGTCGAAGCACGCTGGCTGGGCGAACCCGG
- a CDS encoding cell wall hydrolase: MHDRQDRAGYAARVPTFEPRTPQQQLALRRRERAARRGQIARRVGVLAAMLAVPALAAETAFEPRIEQAPTAPTALMGFETPGESFPGSAFYYLEDTPPAFDVFAMESAEAEVAALTEPAAAAVTSAGVSLVVTGSDRDHARAQQCLAQAIYYEAASESDAGQRAVAQVVLNRVAHSAWPSTVCGVVYQGSARRTGCQFTFTCDGSLARRPSRGGWERASRIARAALAGSVYEPVGLSTHYHTLAVNPYWAPSLQRTTVIGAHVFYRWPGAAGERAAFATRYAGAEPNPGRTNSRAAGPDPVEVAQARTLAEVPAEAAEPVAPASAPAAAPAPAGNSQPLSGSVRPEYANSGRWIERP, translated from the coding sequence ATGCATGATCGGCAAGACCGTGCAGGCTATGCGGCACGCGTGCCGACTTTCGAACCCCGCACCCCGCAACAGCAGCTTGCCCTGCGCCGCCGCGAACGCGCCGCGCGCCGGGGGCAGATCGCGCGCCGCGTGGGCGTGCTGGCAGCCATGCTGGCCGTGCCTGCGCTGGCCGCCGAAACGGCGTTCGAACCGCGTATCGAACAGGCGCCCACGGCACCGACCGCACTGATGGGCTTCGAAACGCCGGGCGAGAGCTTTCCCGGCTCGGCCTTCTACTACCTGGAAGACACGCCACCCGCGTTCGACGTCTTCGCCATGGAAAGCGCCGAGGCCGAAGTCGCGGCCCTGACCGAACCGGCTGCGGCAGCAGTGACATCCGCGGGTGTTTCGCTGGTTGTCACCGGCAGCGACCGCGACCATGCCCGCGCGCAGCAGTGCCTGGCGCAGGCGATCTATTACGAAGCGGCCAGCGAGTCCGACGCCGGCCAGCGCGCGGTGGCGCAGGTGGTACTGAACCGCGTGGCACACAGTGCCTGGCCCTCCACCGTCTGCGGCGTGGTCTACCAGGGATCGGCACGCCGGACCGGTTGCCAGTTCACCTTCACTTGCGACGGCTCACTGGCGCGTCGTCCCTCGCGCGGCGGGTGGGAGCGCGCCAGCCGCATCGCCCGCGCGGCGCTGGCGGGTTCGGTCTACGAGCCGGTCGGGCTGTCGACCCATTACCATACCCTGGCGGTCAATCCCTATTGGGCGCCCAGCCTCCAGCGCACGACGGTCATCGGCGCGCATGTCTTCTACCGCTGGCCCGGCGCGGCAGGCGAACGCGCGGCCTTCGCTACCCGCTATGCCGGGGCGGAACCCAATCCGGGTCGCACCAATTCGCGTGCGGCGGGCCCCGATCCGGTCGAAGTGGCGCAGGCACGGACGCTGGCGGAGGTGCCGGCCGAGGCTGCCGAGCCGGTCGCCCCTGCTTCCGCTCCGGCCGCCGCGCCTGCACCTGCCGGCAATAGCCAGCCCCTGTCGGGCAGCGTGCGCCCGGAATATGCCAACAGCGGTCGCTGGATCGAACGTCCCTAG
- a CDS encoding putative bifunctional diguanylate cyclase/phosphodiesterase: MVGRIASVETLAEDVRQRLSGTLHVQPISLAIGCACGILTAWACAAITRSFVVAAVAVGITLFAVVRVAISAWLNRDPEGRANSWFHEIYPLLTFFYAALTGMLAALMLLADAPAGAQLIAVSYMMAYCSVTSVRTAGRPMVALGQMAVSLLPVGVACLIIGTLPALVLAVTLPCYAVGMTTMSLTVFRNLTHQLEAADTRLRHAEELRMQARTDLVTGLINRSGFSVAFEPLAAALPEGRKLALLWLDLHRFKVLNDTMGHTAGDKVLAEVAKRLDEVAPTGSVLSRFAGDEFLLATTVASRAEAEELTHAVSATVGRPVRLNGERVESGAYIGVALLPDDAPNTEKLMQAADLALFHAKVLGPHKVCFFDNSMTHELARKKEIEDELRAAIQKDELAIFFQPIIDLENGRIRSFEALVRWYHPEKGELFPDEFIPVAEDTGLIITLGNWITAQAARAASTWPEDVTLAVNLSPVQIKAPGAALGILAALKEARLDPSRLELEVTESLFVEDDENTTEFMSQLAREGVRFALDDFGTGYSSLHYINRYPFRTIKVDRSFISGPQTGKRSDAIIRAVAEMGTTLDMEIVAEGLETIEQVQAVRTAGCSLGQGYYFSRAVPDYLAALLLTQEAQRMAEQDNQPLSRLAV; encoded by the coding sequence ATGGTTGGCCGCATCGCGTCCGTCGAAACGCTCGCAGAAGACGTGCGGCAACGGCTGAGCGGCACCTTGCATGTGCAGCCGATCAGCCTGGCGATCGGCTGCGCCTGCGGCATCCTCACTGCCTGGGCCTGTGCCGCAATCACGCGCTCCTTCGTGGTCGCGGCAGTCGCTGTCGGCATCACGCTGTTTGCCGTGGTGCGGGTGGCTATTTCCGCCTGGCTGAACCGCGATCCGGAAGGCCGCGCGAACAGCTGGTTCCATGAAATCTACCCGCTGCTCACCTTCTTCTACGCCGCGCTCACGGGAATGCTGGCGGCGCTGATGCTGCTGGCCGACGCGCCCGCCGGGGCCCAGCTGATCGCCGTCTCCTACATGATGGCATACTGCTCGGTAACTTCGGTGCGCACCGCCGGGCGCCCTATGGTCGCCCTCGGACAGATGGCCGTATCGCTGCTGCCGGTAGGCGTGGCCTGCCTGATCATCGGCACCCTGCCGGCACTGGTGCTGGCGGTGACACTGCCCTGTTACGCCGTGGGCATGACGACGATGTCGCTGACGGTGTTCCGAAATCTGACTCACCAGCTGGAAGCCGCCGACACCAGGCTGCGGCATGCCGAAGAGCTGCGCATGCAGGCCCGTACCGACCTCGTAACCGGACTGATCAACCGTTCGGGCTTCAGCGTCGCGTTCGAGCCACTGGCGGCAGCACTTCCGGAAGGCAGGAAACTCGCCTTGCTCTGGCTCGACCTGCACCGATTCAAGGTCCTGAACGACACGATGGGTCATACCGCGGGCGACAAGGTGCTGGCGGAAGTCGCCAAGCGCCTGGACGAAGTCGCACCCACGGGCAGCGTGCTGTCACGCTTCGCCGGCGACGAGTTCCTGCTGGCGACGACGGTGGCCAGTCGCGCCGAGGCGGAAGAGCTGACGCATGCGGTCAGCGCCACCGTGGGTCGTCCGGTCCGGCTGAACGGAGAGCGCGTGGAATCGGGCGCCTACATCGGCGTCGCCCTGCTGCCTGACGATGCTCCCAACACCGAAAAGCTGATGCAGGCGGCCGACCTCGCGCTGTTCCACGCCAAGGTGCTCGGCCCGCACAAGGTCTGCTTCTTCGATAACTCGATGACGCACGAGCTGGCCCGCAAGAAGGAAATCGAGGACGAGCTGCGCGCGGCCATCCAGAAAGACGAGCTGGCGATCTTCTTCCAGCCGATCATCGACCTGGAGAACGGCCGCATCCGCTCGTTCGAGGCCCTGGTGCGCTGGTACCATCCGGAAAAGGGCGAGTTGTTCCCCGACGAGTTCATACCCGTTGCCGAGGACACCGGGCTGATCATCACGCTGGGCAACTGGATTACCGCACAGGCCGCGCGTGCCGCCTCCACCTGGCCGGAAGACGTGACGCTGGCGGTGAATCTCTCGCCGGTGCAGATCAAGGCGCCCGGCGCCGCGCTGGGCATCCTTGCCGCCCTGAAAGAGGCCCGGCTCGATCCGTCGCGGCTGGAACTGGAAGTGACCGAGAGCCTGTTCGTCGAAGACGACGAGAACACCACCGAGTTCATGAGCCAGCTGGCGCGCGAGGGCGTGCGGTTCGCGCTGGACGATTTCGGCACCGGCTATTCCTCGCTGCACTACATCAACCGCTATCCGTTCCGCACGATCAAGGTGGACCGCAGCTTCATCTCCGGCCCGCAGACCGGCAAGCGCAGCGATGCGATCATCCGCGCCGTGGCCGAGATGGGCACGACGCTGGACATGGAAATCGTTGCCGAGGGACTGGAGACGATCGAGCAGGTGCAGGCCGTGCGCACAGCCGGATGCTCGCTGGGCCAGGGCTATTACTTCAGCCGTGCCGTGCCCGACTACCTCGCCGCCCTGCTGCTGACGCAGGAAGCTCAGCGCATGGCCGAGCAGGACAACCAGCCGCTCAGCCGCCTGGCGGTATAG
- a CDS encoding FecCD family ABC transporter permease, whose protein sequence is MSRATFVFAALLAIAFPLSLLAGRVWVDPEVTPNAMAILAELRLPRAVLAVVIGAGLGAAGAAMQGYLRNPLADPGLFGIAPGAALGAVVALYIGVASAWLLPLFALLGAGGAMALLGLIAGRTSSSAHGIALFTLAGMMIASLAGALTSLAISLAPNAFAMSSIVTWLMGALTDRSWADVMLAGPLTVAGIVLLWLAGRSLDALTLGEAAARSLGVQPGRLMALLVLGTGLTVGSGVAVAGIIGFVGLIVPHLVRPLTDKRPSSLIVPSALAGALLVLVADVVCRLLPLVTELRLGIALSLVGAPFFLALLLRMRRGLA, encoded by the coding sequence ATGAGCCGCGCCACCTTCGTCTTTGCCGCGCTGCTGGCGATTGCCTTTCCGCTGTCGCTGCTGGCGGGGCGTGTCTGGGTCGATCCGGAAGTGACGCCCAATGCCATGGCCATCCTGGCCGAACTGCGCCTGCCGCGTGCCGTGCTGGCCGTGGTGATCGGCGCGGGGCTGGGCGCGGCGGGTGCTGCCATGCAAGGCTACCTCCGCAACCCGCTCGCCGATCCGGGCCTGTTCGGCATCGCTCCCGGAGCGGCGTTGGGTGCGGTCGTGGCGCTCTATATCGGCGTGGCGAGCGCCTGGCTGCTGCCGCTGTTCGCCCTGCTGGGCGCGGGCGGGGCCATGGCACTGTTGGGGCTGATCGCCGGCCGCACGAGCAGCTCCGCCCACGGCATCGCGCTGTTCACCCTGGCGGGGATGATGATCGCGAGCCTCGCGGGCGCGCTCACCAGCCTCGCGATCAGCCTCGCGCCCAATGCCTTCGCCATGAGCTCCATCGTCACCTGGCTGATGGGTGCGCTGACCGATCGCAGCTGGGCCGACGTCATGCTGGCCGGGCCGCTGACCGTGGCCGGCATTGTCCTGTTGTGGCTGGCTGGCAGGAGCCTCGACGCGCTGACACTGGGCGAGGCGGCGGCCCGCTCGCTCGGCGTGCAACCTGGGCGTCTGATGGCGCTGCTGGTGCTTGGCACCGGCCTGACCGTGGGCAGCGGCGTGGCGGTGGCGGGGATCATCGGCTTCGTCGGCCTGATCGTGCCGCACCTCGTCCGTCCGCTCACCGACAAGCGCCCCTCCAGCCTGATCGTCCCCTCGGCGCTGGCGGGCGCGCTGCTGGTGCTGGTGGCCGACGTGGTCTGCCGCCTGCTGCCGCTGGTGACCGAATTGCGCCTCGGCATAGCCCTGTCGCTGGTCGGCGCACCGTTCTTCCTCGCGCTGCTGCTGCGCATGCGGAGGGGGCTGGCATGA
- a CDS encoding TonB-dependent receptor plug domain-containing protein, with translation MAVPAWAQDADITVTATGTRTQVVATGQSVTVIGAEEIEAAQGADLTRVLTRAPGVSVSSNGGAGSFTGVRLRGSEAEQVLTVLDEVRVADPAAPSGGFDFGTLLALDLAKLEVLRSSNSTIWGSDAIGGVVVASSRAESGLRGSAEYGARDTVSALVSGGLSDPDTGFLGLSGTWFATDGFSAAEAGAEADGFEQWALNGHARYYFSDRFEVFARARYAEGELEIDGFPAPDFTLADTLDTQETRQLIGSTGAVYDSGALFLSAAYSFADTDRDNLDGVGAETFTSTGRSDRLALRGEWRPFGPLLLHFGAENEWTSYVTRPDAGEDTRITGAYAQGGIEWRGINAHIGARVDDHADFGTAVSFGADASYELTPGLRVRASIGEGFKAPSLFQLHSDFGNLALQPERSTSFDLGFSYGERTLERRPVHAALTLFRRDTSDQIAFVSCFGVATGICTDRPFGTYDNVARTQALGVEAEVWARPADSLRLGALYALTEAEDRDTGLTLARRPRHAATLTGEWRPLRALMLGADLRMVSASFDDASNTVRLDGYETLTLRSSFDLSERVQLFGRVENLWDEQYQTAAGYATAGRSAYVGARLKL, from the coding sequence GTGGCAGTGCCCGCATGGGCGCAGGACGCCGACATTACCGTTACCGCCACCGGCACGCGCACGCAGGTGGTGGCGACCGGGCAATCGGTGACGGTGATCGGCGCGGAGGAGATCGAGGCGGCGCAGGGTGCCGACCTCACCCGCGTGCTCACTCGCGCGCCGGGCGTGTCCGTCAGCAGCAATGGCGGCGCGGGCAGCTTCACCGGCGTGCGGCTGCGCGGTTCGGAAGCGGAGCAGGTGCTGACCGTGCTCGACGAGGTGCGCGTGGCGGACCCGGCGGCACCTTCGGGCGGCTTCGATTTCGGCACCCTGCTGGCGCTCGACCTCGCCAAGCTGGAGGTGCTGCGCAGCTCCAATTCCACCATCTGGGGTTCGGACGCCATCGGCGGCGTCGTGGTCGCCTCGTCACGCGCCGAAAGCGGGCTGCGCGGCAGCGCCGAATATGGAGCGCGCGACACCGTCAGCGCGCTGGTTTCGGGCGGACTGAGCGATCCCGACACGGGTTTCCTCGGCCTGTCGGGCACATGGTTCGCGACCGATGGCTTTTCCGCCGCCGAGGCGGGCGCCGAGGCCGACGGCTTCGAGCAATGGGCACTGAACGGCCATGCGCGCTACTACTTCAGCGACCGCTTCGAGGTCTTCGCCCGCGCCCGCTATGCCGAGGGCGAGCTGGAGATCGACGGCTTCCCCGCACCCGACTTCACCCTTGCCGATACGCTCGATACGCAGGAGACGCGGCAACTCATCGGCTCTACCGGCGCGGTTTACGACAGCGGCGCGCTGTTTCTCTCTGCCGCCTACAGCTTCGCCGACACCGACCGCGACAACCTCGACGGGGTGGGCGCGGAGACCTTCACCAGCACGGGGCGCTCCGATCGGCTGGCCCTGCGCGGCGAGTGGCGTCCGTTCGGCCCCTTGCTGCTGCACTTCGGCGCGGAGAACGAATGGACCAGCTATGTCACGCGGCCCGACGCGGGCGAGGATACGCGGATCACCGGCGCCTACGCGCAGGGCGGCATCGAGTGGCGCGGCATCAATGCCCACATCGGCGCACGGGTGGACGACCATGCCGATTTCGGCACCGCGGTCAGCTTCGGCGCCGACGCCAGCTATGAACTGACACCGGGACTGCGGGTGCGCGCCTCCATTGGCGAGGGCTTCAAGGCGCCCAGCCTGTTCCAGCTGCATTCCGATTTCGGCAATCTCGCCTTGCAGCCCGAACGCAGCACCAGCTTCGATCTCGGCTTCAGCTATGGCGAGCGCACGCTGGAACGTCGCCCGGTCCATGCCGCGCTGACGCTGTTCCGTCGCGATACCTCGGACCAGATTGCCTTCGTCAGCTGCTTCGGCGTGGCCACGGGCATCTGCACCGACCGTCCCTTCGGCACCTACGACAACGTCGCCCGCACGCAGGCGCTGGGCGTGGAGGCGGAAGTCTGGGCACGGCCCGCCGATAGCCTGCGGCTGGGCGCGCTCTATGCGCTGACCGAGGCGGAGGACCGGGACACCGGTCTCACCCTGGCGCGCCGCCCGCGCCACGCGGCGACACTGACGGGCGAGTGGCGGCCCTTGCGGGCGCTGATGCTGGGCGCAGACCTGCGCATGGTTTCGGCCAGTTTCGACGATGCTTCCAACACGGTGCGGCTGGACGGGTACGAGACGCTGACCCTGCGCAGCAGCTTCGACCTGTCCGAGCGCGTGCAGCTGTTCGGGCGCGTAGAGAACCTGTGGGACGAGCAGTACCAGACCGCCGCCGGCTACGCGACGGCGGGCCGCTCTGCCTATGTCGGGGCGCGGCTGAAGCTGTGA